One window of Pleurodeles waltl isolate 20211129_DDA chromosome 3_1, aPleWal1.hap1.20221129, whole genome shotgun sequence genomic DNA carries:
- the LOC138283175 gene encoding beta-1,3-galactosyl-O-glycosyl-glycoprotein beta-1,6-N-acetylglucosaminyltransferase 3-like, whose product MVIHDNIEMFEQLLRSLYAPQNIYCVHVDAKAPELFLKAVQAIVSCFDNVFVASKLERVVYASWSRVQADLNCMEDLLKSPVPWKYLLNTCGTDFPLKTNAEMVLALRLLNGRSSLESEGTPEHKKKRWQLRYEVRDSRIVNMGTEKAPPPINSPMFSGKAYFVASRDFVKTVFEEPDVKKLMEWEKDTYSPDEHLWATMYRMPEVPGSLPYHEKYDTSDMNSIARLVKWTDLAGDVKKGAPYPPCSGRPQRDVCIFASGDINWMLQHHHLLVNKLNPMVDNTAIECLEEYLRHKALYGEEL is encoded by the coding sequence ATGGTCATCCATGACAACATTGAGATGTTCGAGCAGCTGCTGAGATCCCTCTATGCCCCACAGAACATATACTGTGTGCACGTGGACGCCAAGGCCCCCGAGCTCTTCCTGAAGGCGGTACAGGCCATCGTTTCatgctttgacaatgtgtttgtggcatCCAAGCTCGAGAGGGTGGTCTACGCCTCCTGGTCCAGGGTCCAAGCAGACCTCAACTGCATGGAAGACCTGCTAAAGAGCCCAGTGCCGTGGAAGTACCTGCTCAACACATGCGGCACCGACTTCCCTCTTAAGACCAATGCTGAGATGGTTCTGGCACTTCGGTTGCTGAATGGTCGCAGCAGCCTGGAGTCTGAGGGGACACCAGAGCACAAGAAGAAACGCTGGCAGCTGCGTTATGAGGTGCGCGACTCAAGAATTGTCAATATGGGAACGGAAAAGGCTCCTCCACCTATAAACAGTCCTATGTTCTCTGGTAAAGCCTACTTCGTGGCCTCCAGAGATTTTGTGAAGACGGTGTTTGAGGAGCCTGATGTCAAGAAGCTGATGGAGTGGGAGAAGGACACCTACAGCCCTGATGAGCACCTCTGGGCCACCATGTACAGAATGCCCGAAGTGCCCGGCTCCTTGCCGTATCATGAAAAGTATGACACCTCTGACATGAATTCCATAGCTCGCCTGGTGAAGTGGACTGACTTGGCAGGGGATGTCAAAAAGGGGGCGCCCTACCCACCCTGCAGCGGCAGGCCCCAGCGTGACGTCTGCATCTTTGCCTCAGGCGACATAAACTGGATGCTCCAGCATCATCACCTCCTGGTCAACAAGTTAAACCCCATGGTTGACAATACAGCAATCGAGTGCCTGGAAGAATATCTCAGGCACAAGGCGCTATATGGAGAAGAACTATGA